The following proteins come from a genomic window of Ictalurus furcatus strain D&B chromosome 12, Billie_1.0, whole genome shotgun sequence:
- the nkiras1 gene encoding NF-kappa-B inhibitor-interacting Ras-like protein 1, whose product MGKGCKVVVCGLASVGKTAILEQLLYGNHTAGAETKETQEDIYVASVETDRGVREQLRLYDTRGLYDGQELPKHYYSVADGFVLVYSVDSMESFKKVDVLKKEIDKSRDKKEVMVIVLGNKADLREQRQVEQEVAQQWARAEKVKLWEVSVTERSSLIEPFTTLTSRLTQPQSKSAFPLPGRKSKGTPSNDI is encoded by the exons ATGGGTAAAGGCTGTAAGGTGGTGGTCTGTGGCTTGGCCTCTGTTGGAAAAACGGCGATTCTCGAGCAGTTACTGTACGGAAACCATACCGCTG GTGCCGAAACAAAGGAAACCCAGGAAGACATCTATGTGGCCTCTGTCGAGACGGACCGTGGCGTGAGAGAACAGTTACGTCTATACGACACCAGGGGGCTCTACGATGGCCAGGAGCTGCCGAAACACTACTACTCGGTGGCTGACGGCTTTGTTCTGGTGTACAGCGTCGACAGCATGGAGTCCTTCAAGAAAGTTGACGTCCTGAAGAAGGAAATCGACAAATCCAGGGACAAAAAAGAG GTGATGGTGATCGTACTGGGTAACAAGGCGGACCTGCGCGAGCAGCGTCAAGTGGAGCAGGAAGTGGCTCAGCAGTGGGCTCGGGCTGAGAAAGTGAAGCTGTGGGAGGTGAGCGTGACTGAGCGCAGCTCACTCATCGAGCCATTCACCACTCTCACCAGCCGCCTCACGCAGCCCCAGAGCAAATCGGCTTTCCCCCTGCCCGGCCGCAAGAGCAAGGGAACTCCGTCCAACGACATCTGA
- the rpl15 gene encoding 60S ribosomal protein L15: MGAYKYMQELWRKKQSDVMRFLLRVRCWQYRQLSALHRAPRPTRPDKARRLGYKAKQGYVIYRVRVRRGGRKRPVPKGATYGKPVHHGVNQLKFARSLQSVAEERAGRHCGGLRVLNSYWVGEDSTYKFFEVILIDTFHKAIRRNPDTQWITKAVHKHREMRGLTSAGKKSRGLGKGHKFHLTIGGSRRAAWRRRNTLQLRRYR; this comes from the exons ATGGGTGCGTACAAGTACATGCAGGAGTTATGGAGGAAGAAGCAGTCGGATGTGATGCGCTTTCTGCTGCGTGTCCGTTGCTGGCAGTACCGCCAGCTCTCCGCCCTGCACCGCGCTCCCAGACCCACCAGACCTGACAAGGCACGCAGACTGGGCTACAAAGCCAAGCAAG GTTACGTCATCTACAGGGTGCGTGTGCGCCGCGGTGGCCGCAAACGCCCCGTGCCCAAAGGCGCCACGTACGGCAAGCCCGTCCACCATGGTGTCAACCAGCTCAAGTTCGCTCGCAGCCTGCAGTCCGTCGCTGAA GAGCGCGCTGGCCGTCACTGCGGTGGTCTCCGTGTGCTGAACTCCTACTGGGTAGGCGAAGACTCCACATACAAATTCTTCGAGGTGATCCTGATCGACACCTTCCACAAGGCCATCAGACGCAACCCCGACACGCAATGGATCACAAAGGCCGTGCACAAGCACAGGGAAATGCGTGGTCTCACGTCAGCCGGCAAGAAGAGCCGTGGTTTGGGCAAGGGCCACAAGTTCCACCTCACCATCGGTGGTTCTCGCCGTGCGGCCTGGAGGAGACGCAACACTCTGCAGCTGCGCCGTTACCGCTAA